In one Acetobacter sp. genomic region, the following are encoded:
- a CDS encoding phage tail protein → MTIITQSGTLNTNSLSVPDLYIQIQTSGTTSLSGAQTDIIGVVGTCSWGPKNTPLVFGTSADRAAYFGSMQDSPFDLATISSTAILQGASNFVGVRVTDGTDTFGSAPVLLQNENQTYPVLISSKYTGSEANNITFNISVGSAPKSWKITVNMPNYLPEVFDNITYQSDNNLFWNNLVSAINNGQSSSRGPSSVVTATLGTATDVVPSAVSTTALVGGTDGNSAVTANTLLGTDGILRTGMYALRGQKCSLGVLSGVTDDTTWSTQAEFGLSEGIYMITSGASGESIETASIKRSSIGVDNYSLKAMLGDWLYWYDSENSLTRLVPPTGFVAGRLAALSPQLPSLNKQIYGVIGSQKSGLVSSGQNLTYSSAELTSLFTNGIDVICNPAPGGSYWTVRAGINISSNSTNSGDEYTRTTNFISETLAGGMGIYIGQPISPSLFTDIEATLTGFLSDLEQQGVIGTSSGSTPYSVICSTKNNPQSRTSLGFLQADISVTYFGINKKFIVNITGGAGITVSNN, encoded by the coding sequence ATGACAATTATAACTCAATCTGGGACATTGAATACAAATTCTCTTTCTGTTCCAGATCTCTATATTCAAATTCAGACAAGTGGCACCACCTCCTTATCTGGTGCACAAACTGACATTATCGGCGTTGTCGGAACTTGTTCATGGGGGCCTAAAAATACCCCCTTGGTTTTTGGAACTTCAGCCGACAGAGCTGCCTATTTTGGGTCAATGCAAGATAGCCCATTTGATTTAGCAACCATATCATCCACTGCTATTTTACAAGGTGCCTCAAATTTTGTTGGTGTAAGGGTTACAGACGGAACAGACACATTTGGTTCTGCGCCCGTTCTTCTTCAGAATGAAAACCAAACGTATCCGGTTTTAATCAGTTCAAAATACACTGGATCAGAAGCAAACAATATCACCTTTAATATTTCTGTTGGATCTGCCCCAAAAAGCTGGAAAATAACAGTAAATATGCCGAATTATCTACCAGAAGTATTTGATAATATCACATATCAATCAGACAATAATTTATTTTGGAACAATCTTGTTTCTGCAATAAACAATGGCCAATCATCTTCTCGTGGACCGAGTTCAGTAGTCACTGCAACATTAGGTACGGCCACTGATGTAGTTCCCAGTGCCGTGAGTACAACTGCACTGGTCGGTGGTACCGATGGAAATTCTGCCGTAACAGCAAATACACTATTAGGCACCGATGGTATTCTTCGGACGGGTATGTATGCCCTCAGAGGACAGAAATGCAGCCTAGGCGTTCTTTCAGGTGTTACAGATGATACAACTTGGTCTACTCAGGCCGAGTTTGGTTTGTCGGAAGGTATCTACATGATTACATCCGGTGCTTCAGGTGAATCTATCGAAACAGCTTCAATAAAACGGAGTTCAATCGGCGTCGACAATTATAGCCTGAAAGCTATGTTAGGTGACTGGCTTTATTGGTACGATAGTGAAAATTCTCTTACGAGGTTGGTGCCTCCTACAGGCTTCGTCGCAGGACGCTTGGCAGCGCTTTCTCCTCAACTTCCTAGCCTCAACAAACAGATATACGGTGTCATTGGCAGTCAAAAATCTGGGCTTGTAAGTTCTGGACAAAACCTAACTTACTCTTCTGCTGAGTTGACTTCTCTTTTTACAAATGGGATTGACGTTATTTGCAATCCTGCTCCTGGAGGAAGTTACTGGACAGTAAGAGCAGGCATCAACATTTCAAGTAATTCAACGAATAGCGGAGATGAATACACAAGAACCACTAATTTCATAAGTGAAACCCTCGCCGGCGGTATGGGAATCTATATTGGTCAACCAATATCCCCATCTTTATTCACAGACATTGAAGCGACATTAACCGGATTCCTTTCTGATTTAGAGCAGCAAGGCGTCATAGGTACATCCTCTGGCAGTACACCCTACTCTGTTATCTGTTCTACAAAAAACAACCCTCAGTCTCGGACATCCTTAGGATTCTTACAGGCAGATATCAGCGTGACTTATTTCGGAATTAACAAGAAATTTATTGTTAATATTACTGGGGGGGCCGGCATTACGGTTTCAAACAACTAA
- a CDS encoding LysM peptidoglycan-binding domain-containing protein — MKTGKIINVSASDVSLWHIAAKYLGDATQANRIMALNNLNDTWILSMTTLTLPSYDLSQGGGIIQ; from the coding sequence ATGAAAACAGGAAAAATTATCAATGTAAGCGCCAGTGACGTTTCACTATGGCATATCGCAGCAAAATATTTAGGTGACGCAACACAGGCAAATAGAATTATGGCTCTCAATAATCTCAACGATACATGGATTTTGTCAATGACCACTCTTACTTTACCAAGCTATGATCTCAGCCAAGGTGGAGGAATTATCCAATAA
- a CDS encoding transposase, with amino-acid sequence MSRRGIRQRIARKSIESGSQLGKHSWVVERIFAWISRFRHVTVRCERRVNIHLVFTTIACSLNMLSGTQNVVLKVVLNAEKVEWRF; translated from the coding sequence ATGTCCCGCCGTGGGATCAGGCAGCGTATTGCGAGAAAAAGCATCGAAAGCGGCTCACAGCTCGGAAAGCATAGCTGGGTCGTCGAGCGCATATTCGCCTGGATATCACGTTTCAGACACGTCACCGTGCGCTGCGAACGAAGGGTCAACATCCATCTGGTATTCACCACGATCGCATGCTCACTCAATATGCTTTCAGGCACTCAAAACGTGGTTTTGAAAGTCGTTCTTAATGCAGAAAAAGTCGAATGGAGGTTCTGA
- a CDS encoding transposase, with protein sequence MALMGILFVLLTGIPWEMFPREMGCGSGIICWRWLRDWQTAGI encoded by the coding sequence ATGGCATTGATGGGGATACTGTTTGTTCTCCTGACCGGCATTCCATGGGAGATGTTTCCGCGCGAGATGGGATGTGGCTCAGGAATAATATGTTGGCGGTGGTTGCGGGATTGGCAAACTGCCGGAATTTAG
- a CDS encoding iron-containing alcohol dehydrogenase — translation MSEQTAYWGYPTNILLASGCSAEAVTWCGKAGRKRPLIVTDPGVRALPWFEKLTATLRASCPDLVIFSEIHANPTLDEAKAGAKFFRDGRQDSIIAIGGGSAIDAAKGIALASRNPDYLEQFEWSQAMTQYPTLADYPKSELPPMIVIPTTAGTGSELSREAVLVDSDLHIKKVITHAELLAFCVLLDPELTVGLPPGLTAMTGMDALVHHIEALCSPLFHPMSEGIALEGIRLVAQHLPKAFTDGSDLTARAGMLIASAMAAVAFQKGLGGVHALAHPIGARFGMHHGLLNAILLPYVLRANRNAIEPQMNRLARILDLEGTGFDAVESWILSLRKNLNVPHDLHAASLTEDDAEWVGQQAVADISSSETNALLLNAEQYATIYRAAVRGRLEDVSSF, via the coding sequence ATGTCCGAACAAACCGCTTACTGGGGATACCCCACCAACATTCTTCTGGCTTCAGGCTGTTCCGCCGAGGCTGTGACATGGTGCGGCAAAGCCGGACGGAAGCGCCCCCTTATCGTAACAGATCCGGGAGTGCGGGCACTTCCCTGGTTCGAGAAACTCACAGCGACATTGCGCGCCAGTTGCCCCGATCTTGTCATCTTCAGCGAGATCCATGCCAATCCGACGCTGGATGAAGCCAAGGCGGGCGCAAAATTTTTCCGGGATGGGCGCCAAGATTCCATTATCGCAATCGGAGGCGGAAGCGCCATTGACGCCGCCAAAGGCATTGCCCTTGCCTCCCGAAATCCCGACTATCTTGAGCAGTTCGAATGGTCGCAGGCCATGACGCAGTATCCGACGCTGGCCGACTATCCGAAATCCGAACTGCCACCCATGATTGTCATCCCAACAACCGCTGGCACAGGTTCGGAATTGAGCCGTGAAGCCGTGCTCGTTGACTCTGATCTCCATATCAAAAAAGTCATTACCCATGCAGAACTTCTGGCTTTCTGTGTTCTGCTTGATCCTGAACTGACAGTCGGTCTTCCTCCCGGCCTGACCGCCATGACGGGCATGGACGCTCTCGTGCATCATATCGAAGCGCTCTGTTCACCTCTCTTTCACCCCATGTCGGAAGGCATTGCGCTGGAAGGCATTCGCCTTGTCGCGCAGCACTTGCCAAAAGCTTTCACGGACGGGAGCGATCTGACCGCACGCGCTGGCATGCTGATCGCCTCCGCGATGGCCGCAGTCGCGTTTCAGAAAGGACTGGGCGGCGTGCATGCTCTGGCTCACCCCATCGGGGCACGCTTCGGGATGCATCATGGCCTCCTCAACGCCATCCTCCTACCCTACGTGCTCCGGGCTAACCGGAATGCCATCGAACCGCAGATGAACCGTCTCGCCCGTATCCTTGATCTGGAAGGAACAGGATTTGACGCGGTTGAAAGCTGGATTCTGTCACTCCGCAAAAACCTGAATGTGCCGCATGACCTGCATGCAGCCAGTCTGACCGAAGATGACGCCGAGTGGGTCGGACAGCAGGCGGTCGCCGACATCTCCTCTTCCGAGACCAACGCCCTGCTGTTGAACGCTGAACAGTACGCCACAATTTATCGGGCTGCCGTCCGTGGGAGACTGGAGGACGTCTCCTCCTTTTGA
- the rfaE1 gene encoding D-glycero-beta-D-manno-heptose-7-phosphate kinase, which produces MDFSNITVLCVGDVMLDRFVYGEMERISPEAPVPVLLLKERREMPGGAGNVASNIISLGGQAILIGLVGEDEAAVILRNALRLRTGVSDMLVPSSKRPTICKTRFIASHQQVVRADEESRQKLQPEEAELLCRAIDARLDEADVVILSDYGKGVCDSMVVRHLIGEARLKNIPVFVDPKTSDFRHYRGATCITPNAKELVAASGISGTDDASVERAARKVMAEAEADVILATRSEKGMMLVPANGEAEAVPARAREVFDVSGAGDTVIATMALAVGSGMSFGQSMRVANAAAGVVVGKLGTATADLGEVTRELQAQNTSIDSPHLLTSHEARRQIEDWQAQGLTVGFTNGCFDILHPGHISLLAAARAECDRLIVALNDDDSIRRLKGATRPVNTLASRAAVMAAVRYVDAVVSFAEDTPLEILTVLLPDVLVKGSDYRPEDVVGAKEIIASGGRLFLADLQAGHSTSATIGRILGAE; this is translated from the coding sequence ATGGATTTCTCGAACATCACGGTTCTCTGTGTCGGTGACGTCATGCTCGACCGGTTCGTCTATGGCGAGATGGAGCGGATTTCACCGGAAGCCCCGGTTCCGGTCCTGCTTCTGAAAGAACGGCGCGAAATGCCCGGCGGCGCGGGCAATGTCGCCAGCAACATCATCTCCCTCGGCGGTCAGGCGATCCTGATCGGTCTGGTCGGCGAGGATGAGGCGGCAGTCATCCTCCGCAATGCCCTCCGCCTCCGTACGGGCGTTTCCGACATGCTGGTTCCCAGCTCGAAACGCCCGACCATCTGCAAGACCCGCTTCATCGCCTCCCACCAGCAGGTCGTACGCGCCGACGAGGAGAGCCGTCAGAAGCTGCAACCGGAAGAGGCGGAACTGCTCTGCCGCGCCATCGATGCAAGGCTGGATGAGGCTGACGTCGTCATCCTTTCCGACTATGGCAAGGGTGTTTGCGACAGCATGGTCGTCCGGCACCTGATCGGGGAAGCGCGTCTGAAGAATATCCCGGTCTTCGTTGACCCGAAAACGTCCGACTTCCGGCATTATCGTGGTGCCACCTGCATCACGCCCAACGCCAAGGAACTGGTTGCCGCGTCTGGTATTTCCGGCACGGACGATGCCAGCGTGGAACGTGCCGCCCGCAAGGTGATGGCGGAGGCTGAAGCCGACGTCATTCTCGCCACCCGTTCGGAAAAAGGCATGATGCTGGTGCCGGCCAATGGCGAAGCTGAAGCTGTTCCCGCCCGTGCGCGCGAAGTGTTTGACGTCTCCGGCGCAGGCGACACGGTGATCGCCACCATGGCGCTCGCCGTCGGGTCCGGCATGTCCTTCGGCCAGTCCATGCGCGTCGCCAATGCCGCAGCCGGTGTCGTTGTCGGCAAGCTGGGCACGGCCACCGCAGACCTTGGCGAAGTAACGCGCGAGTTGCAGGCCCAGAATACATCCATTGATTCGCCGCATCTGCTGACGTCGCACGAAGCCAGACGGCAGATAGAGGACTGGCAGGCGCAGGGTCTCACCGTGGGGTTTACCAATGGATGCTTCGACATTCTGCATCCGGGCCATATCAGTCTTCTGGCGGCGGCCCGTGCGGAATGTGACCGGCTGATCGTGGCGCTGAATGACGACGACAGCATCAGGCGTCTCAAGGGTGCAACACGCCCCGTCAACACCCTCGCCAGCCGGGCCGCCGTAATGGCCGCTGTCCGGTATGTGGATGCCGTCGTGTCGTTCGCAGAGGATACGCCTCTGGAAATCCTCACAGTCCTGTTGCCGGATGTTCTGGTGAAAGGCTCTGACTACAGGCCGGAAGATGTCGTCGGGGCGAAAGAGATTATCGCCAGCGGCGGACGTCTGTTTCTTGCTGATCTACAGGCTGGGCATTCGACCAGCGCCACGATCGGGCGCATCCTGGGGGCGGAATAA
- the gmk gene encoding guanylate kinase — MTRTGTTVPSPITRRGVCLVISAPSGAGKSTIANALRAADPRLKHSVSITTRAPRPGETDGIHYHFRSMEQFRKMADQGELLEWASVFGRGYGTPRAPVEAALAAGHDMVFDIDWQGHRQIRTALPDDVVSLFVLPPSLAELERRLTGRASDAAEEIRKRMDAALDEISHWEEFDHVIVNAELDRAIAETQAVLNAARLRTTRQTGLSEFVASFWG, encoded by the coding sequence ATGACACGCACCGGAACGACCGTCCCGTCGCCCATCACGCGGCGAGGCGTCTGCCTTGTCATTTCCGCCCCATCCGGCGCTGGAAAATCCACCATCGCCAACGCCCTGCGCGCCGCAGATCCCCGGCTTAAACACTCGGTCTCCATCACCACCCGCGCCCCTCGCCCGGGTGAAACAGACGGTATCCACTACCATTTCCGCTCCATGGAGCAGTTCAGGAAAATGGCAGATCAGGGCGAACTGCTTGAATGGGCCTCCGTCTTCGGGCGCGGCTACGGCACGCCACGCGCCCCTGTGGAGGCCGCCCTCGCCGCAGGGCATGACATGGTGTTCGACATCGACTGGCAGGGACATCGCCAGATCCGCACCGCCCTGCCGGATGACGTGGTTAGCCTGTTCGTCCTGCCGCCCTCCCTCGCCGAACTGGAACGCCGCCTGACGGGCCGCGCCTCCGACGCCGCGGAGGAAATCAGGAAGCGCATGGACGCCGCGCTCGACGAGATTTCCCACTGGGAAGAATTCGACCATGTGATCGTCAACGCGGAACTCGACCGCGCCATCGCCGAGACACAGGCCGTGCTGAACGCCGCCCGTCTCCGCACCACACGCCAGACCGGCCTGTCGGAATTCGTAGCCAGCTTCTGGGGCTGA
- a CDS encoding SDR family NAD(P)-dependent oxidoreductase encodes MKQDSLLITGAASGLGRGFALRSARPGVTLHLIDSNEIRLKDTASRAEGLGARVSTHALDVTDAPAMRQAVEAIGVSGGSLDVVLACAGITGGVHERPGQDGAPCESEYQVRRMMDVNVNGVLNTVFPALDVIRRQPVASDGFRGRIAAISSIAGLVSFPGTPSYCAAKAAVDRLMVATGGNLKQDGILLSSVVCGFINTPMVATNEFAMPGLVQTAEAVERIMAGLEKNRRRITFPRWIAAGSRLMDLLPIGLAERYYQNQPTGAAGSMPVVRKPSDA; translated from the coding sequence ATGAAACAGGATTCTCTTCTCATCACGGGAGCTGCTTCGGGGCTTGGCCGTGGTTTCGCCCTGCGTTCCGCCCGTCCGGGCGTGACGCTCCATCTCATCGACAGCAACGAAATCCGGTTGAAAGACACAGCCTCCCGTGCGGAGGGGCTGGGGGCCCGGGTGTCCACTCATGCGCTGGATGTGACCGATGCTCCCGCCATGCGGCAGGCGGTTGAAGCCATCGGCGTATCCGGTGGTTCGCTCGATGTGGTGCTGGCCTGCGCCGGTATCACTGGCGGTGTGCATGAGCGGCCGGGGCAGGATGGTGCTCCCTGCGAATCCGAGTATCAGGTACGGCGGATGATGGACGTCAATGTGAACGGCGTTCTCAATACGGTTTTTCCAGCCCTCGATGTAATACGTCGTCAGCCTGTGGCGTCAGATGGCTTCCGTGGCCGGATCGCGGCGATTTCCTCTATTGCCGGGCTGGTGTCGTTCCCCGGCACACCGTCCTATTGCGCCGCGAAGGCGGCGGTGGATCGTCTGATGGTGGCCACGGGCGGCAATCTGAAGCAGGATGGCATTCTGCTCAGTTCCGTGGTGTGTGGTTTCATCAATACGCCGATGGTCGCAACGAATGAGTTCGCCATGCCGGGTCTGGTGCAGACGGCCGAGGCCGTGGAACGGATCATGGCTGGTCTGGAGAAGAACAGGCGTCGGATTACCTTCCCACGCTGGATCGCGGCAGGATCGCGCCTGATGGATCTGCTGCCGATCGGTCTGGCGGAGCGGTATTATCAGAACCAGCCGACGGGCGCTGCGGGCAGCATGCCAGTAGTGCGGAAACCCTCGGATGCATGA
- a CDS encoding purine-cytosine permease family protein → MTSEPSGLMEDLSAASVCQPVPAARKTMAMDRVFWSHFSPNLGPGGWVTGALLVSLGLDFRMGVLAILVGNLVGALPVALAAAIGPATGLTQMEASRMALGTIGVRPPSFLNWLYCVGWDAVNNVPAAAALVSLLMLVGVPTPFWLALGVLASIQMVASIYGHHVVQALQKYLGGMLLVVFAIIGVTFAVRGGGVVQATHPVGLATFLLAVGILVSFNLSWATYSSDYTRYLPADSDPKRVVVLALSGLLLSAVPFQILGLLTAASIAEPSPTAVIASLQHAMGPLGPLALAAIALSSIAGNSFNDNTASYSLISAGIHVPRVAAAIITASLGYGLAVAGAGRYATLYTDYLLVTMYWIAPWCGIVLADWYLTGGHSAARAVYGQILRPPSGWKRGATIFVVTSVLTVLLFSTSSLYTGPVARWLGGADIGYYVGFLVAGWWYAAGREK, encoded by the coding sequence ATGACGTCTGAACCGTCTGGCCTGATGGAAGACCTTTCGGCGGCGTCAGTCTGCCAGCCTGTCCCGGCTGCCCGCAAGACGATGGCGATGGACCGGGTTTTCTGGAGCCATTTCTCGCCGAATCTCGGTCCGGGCGGCTGGGTGACCGGCGCGCTTCTGGTCAGTCTCGGACTGGATTTCAGGATGGGCGTGCTGGCCATTCTGGTGGGGAACCTTGTAGGCGCCCTGCCTGTCGCTCTGGCAGCCGCGATCGGTCCGGCGACGGGGCTGACGCAGATGGAGGCTTCGCGCATGGCGCTGGGGACGATCGGCGTCAGGCCGCCGTCCTTTCTGAACTGGCTCTATTGTGTCGGATGGGACGCGGTGAACAATGTTCCCGCAGCGGCGGCGCTGGTCAGTCTGCTGATGCTGGTGGGTGTGCCGACCCCGTTCTGGCTGGCGCTGGGTGTGCTGGCGTCGATTCAGATGGTGGCGTCCATCTATGGCCACCACGTTGTGCAGGCATTGCAGAAATATCTCGGTGGCATGCTGCTGGTCGTGTTTGCGATCATTGGCGTGACGTTTGCTGTGAGGGGTGGCGGCGTCGTGCAGGCGACGCATCCTGTCGGTCTGGCGACGTTTCTTCTGGCGGTCGGGATACTGGTCAGCTTCAACCTGTCCTGGGCGACCTATTCATCTGATTATACCCGCTATCTGCCAGCGGATTCTGATCCGAAACGGGTCGTCGTGCTGGCTCTGTCGGGGCTGCTGCTGTCGGCTGTGCCGTTTCAGATTCTTGGGCTTCTCACAGCGGCGAGCATTGCCGAGCCTTCTCCGACAGCGGTGATCGCCAGCTTGCAACATGCCATGGGGCCGCTCGGACCGCTGGCTCTGGCGGCGATTGCCCTGTCATCGATTGCCGGGAACTCGTTCAACGACAATACGGCCAGCTACAGTCTGATTTCGGCGGGGATTCATGTGCCTCGCGTTGCGGCGGCGATCATCACGGCCAGTCTGGGCTACGGGCTGGCGGTTGCTGGCGCGGGCCGGTATGCGACGCTTTATACGGACTATCTTCTGGTTACGATGTACTGGATCGCACCCTGGTGCGGGATTGTGCTGGCGGACTGGTATCTCACTGGGGGGCATTCGGCGGCGCGGGCTGTGTATGGGCAGATTTTGCGACCGCCTTCGGGATGGAAGCGTGGTGCGACGATCTTTGTTGTGACATCCGTGCTGACGGTACTGCTGTTTTCCACCAGTTCGCTTTACACAGGACCGGTTGCCCGCTGGCTTGGAGGTGCGGATATTGGGTACTATGTCGGATTTCTTGTCGCTGGCTGGTGGTATGCGGCGGGACGCGAAAAGTAG
- a CDS encoding type II toxin-antitoxin system HicB family antitoxin produces MNNMMEISGHRAVIQFDPEIGLFRGEFVGLNGGADFYADSVEGLRHEGETSLRIFLEMCVEKGVEPVKHYSGKFQVRLPPEAHARAVEMAAARGVSLNRLVQDVLEQASG; encoded by the coding sequence ATGAACAACATGATGGAGATCAGCGGTCATCGGGCCGTCATTCAGTTTGATCCTGAGATTGGCCTGTTTCGGGGCGAATTCGTTGGTCTCAATGGCGGGGCCGATTTTTATGCCGACAGTGTGGAAGGTCTCCGTCACGAAGGAGAAACGTCCCTGCGTATTTTCCTGGAGATGTGCGTCGAGAAGGGTGTCGAGCCTGTGAAGCATTATTCCGGCAAGTTCCAGGTGCGTCTACCACCTGAAGCGCACGCCCGGGCAGTCGAGATGGCAGCGGCGCGTGGCGTCAGTCTGAATCGTTTGGTTCAGGATGTTCTGGAGCAGGCTTCGGGCTGA
- a CDS encoding type II toxin-antitoxin system HicA family toxin → MKAKHHRTLELIFKRPVSGNVPWADIEALFIVLGGEVSEREGSRVGVFLFGEIRVFHRPHPKPDTDKGAVAVVRKWLEQNEVTP, encoded by the coding sequence ATGAAAGCAAAACATCACCGCACGTTGGAGCTGATCTTCAAGCGCCCCGTTTCCGGCAATGTGCCATGGGCCGACATCGAAGCCCTCTTCATCGTTCTGGGTGGTGAGGTGTCGGAACGGGAAGGTTCCCGCGTTGGTGTGTTTCTGTTTGGAGAAATCCGGGTCTTCCATCGCCCCCACCCCAAACCGGACACCGACAAGGGCGCTGTTGCAGTGGTACGAAAATGGCTTGAGCAGAATGAGGTGACGCCATGA
- a CDS encoding type II toxin-antitoxin system RelE/ParE family toxin: protein MLEERGPSLRFPMSSGVNGSRHNHMRELRIQSGGKPIRVFYAFDPRRAAILLIGGDKTGDERFYDRLTPVADDLYDAHLDELRREKLI, encoded by the coding sequence TTGCTTGAAGAAAGAGGCCCCAGCCTCCGGTTTCCAATGTCATCAGGAGTGAATGGGTCGCGTCATAATCACATGCGCGAGTTACGGATACAGAGCGGTGGCAAGCCGATCAGAGTCTTTTACGCCTTCGACCCGCGTCGTGCAGCCATTCTTCTGATTGGCGGCGACAAGACGGGGGATGAACGGTTTTATGACCGGTTAACCCCTGTCGCGGATGATCTGTATGACGCGCATCTTGATGAATTGAGAAGGGAGAAGCTGATATGA
- a CDS encoding XRE family transcriptional regulator produces MTGRKTLASLGATLSPVSRERAAMKAQAMADAMDLAELRRAHVMSQKQIAELLGVNQASVAKMEKRTDMYISTLRSYIEAMGGELQIVAKFPGHAVPIKSFADIGTDAEACPA; encoded by the coding sequence ATGACCGGTCGTAAGACACTGGCCTCTCTCGGGGCCACATTATCACCTGTATCGCGTGAACGCGCTGCAATGAAAGCGCAGGCCATGGCGGATGCGATGGACCTGGCTGAACTGCGTCGGGCGCACGTCATGTCCCAGAAGCAGATTGCGGAGCTTCTCGGCGTCAATCAGGCCTCTGTTGCCAAGATGGAAAAGCGGACTGACATGTATATCAGCACGCTGCGGAGTTACATTGAGGCAATGGGCGGCGAGCTTCAGATTGTAGCAAAGTTTCCCGGCCATGCTGTTCCGATCAAAAGTTTCGCAGATATTGGAACAGATGCTGAAGCATGTCCGGCCTGA
- a CDS encoding cryptochrome/photolyase family protein: MATSPTIIWFREDFRLADNAALSAAARGGAPVLCITILEPQPQRGAAHDWWRDGSIRALDTALQEKGGRLHVLRGKAEDLVPALAKACNANAVHWNRRYDPTGRAIDTAIKTQLKSDGTEAHSFPGALLHEPWTIRTQADQPFQVFTPFWRAARKLGDPRPPLPAPDTLFFAPFPKTDQFHCLHPEEFNLLPTSPDWASGFRKTWVPDEKAAHGHLTVFVEDTLRDYSEKRDYPAAEACSRLSPYLRFGHVTPGQLWHAVMQADASAQNKDKFLAELGWREFAWSILFGQANVATRPLRPEFDALPWRTDPEDLKAWQRGRTGYPLVDAGMRELWHTGWMHNRIRMVVASFLVKHLLIDWREGERWFADTLVDHDPACNPMNWQWNAGTGVDAAPFFRIMNPVLQSEKFDADGGYIRRWVPELQHVPASMIHEPWAADQEILKACGVVLGQDYPHPVIDHRLARERALSVWKGFRGN, encoded by the coding sequence ATGGCCACCTCCCCCACCATCATCTGGTTCCGTGAAGATTTCCGTCTCGCTGACAACGCGGCGCTTTCCGCAGCAGCGCGAGGCGGTGCACCAGTCCTCTGCATCACCATTCTCGAACCGCAACCTCAGCGGGGAGCCGCGCACGACTGGTGGCGGGATGGCTCCATCCGTGCACTGGATACTGCCCTACAGGAAAAAGGCGGACGATTGCACGTCCTGCGCGGCAAGGCGGAAGACCTTGTTCCTGCTCTTGCGAAGGCCTGCAACGCTAATGCCGTGCACTGGAACCGTCGCTATGATCCGACAGGCCGCGCTATCGACACGGCGATCAAGACCCAACTGAAATCCGATGGGACAGAGGCGCACAGTTTCCCCGGCGCACTCCTTCACGAACCGTGGACCATCAGGACTCAGGCGGACCAACCATTTCAGGTCTTCACCCCATTCTGGCGAGCAGCCCGCAAATTGGGCGATCCGCGCCCGCCACTTCCCGCACCAGACACGCTGTTCTTCGCTCCCTTTCCGAAAACAGACCAGTTTCACTGCCTGCATCCGGAAGAGTTCAATCTTTTGCCCACATCACCGGACTGGGCATCAGGTTTTCGGAAGACATGGGTGCCGGACGAAAAAGCTGCGCACGGGCATCTCACAGTTTTTGTCGAAGACACGCTCCGGGACTACAGTGAAAAGCGCGATTATCCAGCTGCAGAGGCCTGCTCCCGCCTCTCGCCGTATCTGCGCTTTGGTCATGTCACGCCCGGCCAGCTCTGGCATGCCGTCATGCAGGCTGATGCTTCCGCCCAGAACAAGGACAAGTTCCTTGCCGAACTGGGATGGCGGGAGTTTGCATGGTCGATCCTGTTCGGACAGGCAAATGTCGCAACCCGACCGCTCCGCCCGGAATTTGATGCGCTGCCGTGGCGCACAGATCCCGAAGATCTGAAAGCCTGGCAACGCGGACGCACCGGGTATCCGCTGGTCGATGCCGGCATGCGTGAACTCTGGCACACCGGCTGGATGCACAACCGTATCCGCATGGTCGTTGCATCCTTTCTGGTGAAACATCTTCTGATTGACTGGCGGGAAGGCGAACGCTGGTTCGCGGACACGCTGGTTGATCATGACCCGGCCTGCAATCCGATGAACTGGCAGTGGAACGCAGGCACCGGCGTCGATGCCGCCCCGTTTTTCCGCATCATGAATCCTGTCCTGCAATCCGAAAAGTTCGATGCGGACGGAGGATATATCCGTCGCTGGGTGCCGGAACTTCAACATGTTCCGGCATCCATGATCCATGAGCCATGGGCTGCGGATCAGGAGATACTGAAAGCGTGCGGGGTGGTTCTGGGACAAGACTATCCCCATCCCGTCATTGATCACAGACTGGCGCGGGAGCGGGCCCTGTCCGTGTGGAAAGGCTTTCGCGGCAACTGA